Proteins from one Mycobacterium sp. HUMS_12744610 genomic window:
- a CDS encoding patatin-like phospholipase family protein — protein sequence MAPRRALVLAGGGIAGIAWATGVLRGIADESPPAARLLLDSDVLVGTSAGAAVAAQLGSGSTLEALYGRQVGESSAEIDSGVDVDDITALFLAALREPYDDSQDLTRQRMQRIGAVALASRTVAEAVRRRVIAERLPSHEWPGRALRITAVDTAAGELVVFDRDSGVGLVDAVAASCAVPGAWPPVTIAGRRYMDGGVASSVNLAVADDCDEAVVLVPSEVNTPSPFGPGPAAEVEAFGGAAFAVFADASSLTAFGPNPLDPRCRVASAVAGREQGRREAGAVARFLGL from the coding sequence GTGGCACCCCGACGAGCGCTCGTACTGGCCGGTGGAGGAATAGCGGGAATCGCCTGGGCGACCGGCGTTCTGCGCGGCATCGCCGACGAGTCGCCCCCCGCGGCGCGGCTGCTGCTGGACTCCGACGTGCTGGTCGGGACCTCGGCCGGCGCGGCGGTCGCCGCGCAGCTCGGCAGCGGCAGCACGCTCGAGGCGCTCTACGGCCGGCAGGTGGGCGAGTCGTCGGCCGAGATCGACTCCGGGGTCGACGTCGACGACATCACCGCACTGTTCCTGGCCGCCCTGCGCGAGCCCTACGACGACTCGCAGGACCTGACCCGGCAGCGCATGCAGCGGATCGGCGCGGTGGCCCTGGCCAGCAGGACCGTCGCCGAGGCGGTCCGGCGCCGGGTGATCGCCGAACGCCTGCCCTCGCACGAGTGGCCCGGCCGCGCGCTGCGGATCACCGCCGTCGACACCGCCGCCGGCGAACTCGTCGTCTTCGACCGCGACTCCGGCGTGGGCCTCGTCGACGCGGTGGCGGCCAGTTGCGCGGTGCCGGGGGCGTGGCCGCCGGTGACCATCGCGGGCCGGCGCTACATGGACGGCGGGGTGGCCAGCTCGGTGAACCTCGCGGTGGCCGACGACTGCGACGAGGCGGTGGTCCTGGTGCCCAGCGAGGTGAACACGCCGTCGCCGTTCGGTCCCGGCCCCGCCGCCGAGGTGGAGGCGTTCGGCGGCGCCGCGTTCGCCGTCTTCGCCGACGCGAGCTCGCTGACGGCCTTCGGGCCCAATCCGCTCGACCCGCGGTGCCGCGTGGCCTCCGCGGTCGCCGGGCGCGAGCAGGGACGCCGGGAAGCGGGCGCGGTCGCGCGATTCCTGGGTCTGTGA
- a CDS encoding alpha/beta hydrolase — protein MDQAASATSTVGHQPAADSAEAGTATATPRESVLGRRQWWLRHYTFTGTAVGLVFVWCSMTPSLLPRTALFQGLVSGISGAIGYGLGVFAVWLVRYMSDRNSSPPAPRWAWMVLIPIGAVGMVIMAIRFHVWQDDVRDLMGVPHLRWYDYPVAAGLSLVVLFTLVEIGQAIRWLVSFLVRRVDRVAPFRLSATIVVVTLAVLTITVLNGVVLKSAMRTMNHTFASANDEMNPATAPPRTPLRSGGPGSLVSWESLGREGRIFVEGGPTVEQLTEFNGAPATEPIRAYAGLDATTDGITATAELAAQELQRTGGLQRAVVAVGTTTGTGWINEAEASALEYMYNGNTAVVSMQYSFLPSWLSFLVDKENARHAGQALFEAVDRLIRLMPEGHRPKLVVFGESLGSFGAEAPFMSLNNVLARTDGALFSGPTFNNTIWTDLTATRDPGSPEWLPIYHDGKNVRFVARPSNFARPDAAWDVPRVVYLQHASDPIAWWTPSLLFKEPDWLKEKRGYDVLPQTRWIPVVTFLQVTADMAVALDVPDGHGHRYVADVANGWAAVLSPPGWTAAKTERLRPLLHSGD, from the coding sequence ATGGACCAAGCGGCTTCCGCGACCAGCACCGTCGGCCACCAACCGGCGGCCGACAGTGCGGAAGCCGGAACCGCAACAGCCACACCACGGGAGTCGGTGCTCGGCCGCCGGCAGTGGTGGCTGCGCCACTACACCTTCACCGGCACCGCCGTCGGGCTGGTCTTCGTGTGGTGCTCGATGACGCCGTCGCTGCTGCCGCGCACCGCGCTGTTCCAGGGACTGGTCAGCGGGATCTCCGGAGCTATCGGCTACGGGCTCGGCGTCTTCGCGGTCTGGCTGGTCCGCTACATGAGCGACCGGAATTCCAGCCCGCCGGCGCCGCGTTGGGCCTGGATGGTGCTGATCCCGATCGGGGCGGTCGGCATGGTGATCATGGCGATCCGCTTCCACGTCTGGCAGGACGACGTGCGCGACCTGATGGGCGTGCCGCACCTGCGCTGGTACGACTACCCGGTGGCCGCCGGACTGTCGCTGGTGGTGCTGTTCACGCTGGTCGAGATCGGGCAGGCCATCCGCTGGCTGGTCAGCTTCCTGGTCAGGCGGGTCGACCGGGTGGCGCCGTTTCGGCTCTCGGCGACCATCGTGGTGGTCACGCTCGCGGTCCTCACGATCACCGTGCTCAACGGCGTCGTACTCAAGTCCGCGATGCGCACAATGAACCACACCTTCGCCTCGGCCAACGACGAGATGAACCCCGCCACCGCGCCCCCGAGAACGCCGCTGCGCTCCGGTGGCCCGGGATCGCTGGTGTCGTGGGAGTCGCTGGGCCGGGAGGGCCGCATCTTCGTCGAGGGCGGCCCGACCGTCGAGCAGCTCACCGAGTTCAACGGGGCCCCGGCCACCGAGCCGATCCGCGCCTACGCCGGCCTGGACGCCACCACGGACGGCATCACCGCGACCGCCGAGCTGGCGGCCCAGGAGCTGCAGCGCACCGGCGGGCTGCAGCGCGCCGTCGTCGCGGTGGGGACCACCACCGGCACCGGCTGGATCAATGAGGCCGAAGCCTCGGCGCTGGAGTACATGTACAACGGCAACACCGCGGTCGTGAGCATGCAGTACTCGTTCCTGCCCAGCTGGCTGTCGTTCCTGGTGGACAAGGAGAACGCCCGCCACGCCGGCCAGGCGCTCTTCGAGGCCGTCGACAGGCTGATCCGGCTGATGCCCGAGGGGCATCGCCCCAAGCTCGTGGTGTTCGGCGAGAGCCTGGGGTCCTTCGGCGCCGAGGCGCCGTTCATGAGCCTCAACAACGTCCTGGCACGCACCGACGGGGCGCTGTTCAGCGGCCCGACGTTCAACAACACCATCTGGACGGACCTGACCGCCACCCGCGATCCCGGCTCACCGGAGTGGCTGCCGATCTACCACGACGGCAAGAACGTCCGGTTCGTCGCCCGCCCAAGCAATTTCGCGCGTCCGGACGCCGCCTGGGACGTCCCGCGGGTGGTCTATCTGCAGCACGCGTCGGACCCGATCGCCTGGTGGACGCCCAGCCTGCTGTTCAAGGAACCGGACTGGCTGAAGGAAAAACGGGGCTACGACGTGCTGCCGCAGACGCGCTGGATCCCGGTGGTGACGTTCCTGCAGGTCACCGCCGACATGGCGGTCGCCCTGGACGTGCCCGACGGCCATGGCCATCGCTACGTCGCCGACGTCGCCAACGGCTGGGCCGCCGTCCTGTCGCCACCCGGCTGGACAGCGGCCAAGACCGAGCGACTGCGGCCGCTGCTGCACTCCGGCGACTAA
- a CDS encoding acetyl-CoA C-acetyltransferase — protein MPEAVIVSTARSPIGRAMKGSLVSMRPDDLAAQMVRAALDKVPALNPHQIDDLMLGCGLPGGESGFNMARVVAVELGYDFLPGTTVNRYCSSSLQTTRMAFHAIKAGEGDAFISAGVETVSRFGKGNSDSWPDTKNPLFDAAQERSAAAAAGADEWHDPRADGNLPDVYIAMGQTAENVALLTGISREEQDRWGVRSQNRAEEAIKSGFFEREICPVTLPDGSTVSTDDGPRAGTTYEKVSELKPVFRPNGTVTAGNACPLNDGAAALVITSDTKAKELGLTPLARIVSTGVSGLSPEIMGLGPIEACKQALERARMSIGDIDLYEINEAFAVQVLGSARELGMDEDKLNVSGGAIALGHPFGMTGARIATTLLNNLQTHDKTFGLETMCVGGGQGMAMIIERLS, from the coding sequence ATGCCTGAAGCTGTCATCGTGTCCACCGCTCGCTCGCCGATCGGCCGCGCCATGAAGGGGTCACTGGTCAGCATGCGGCCCGACGACCTGGCCGCCCAGATGGTGCGCGCCGCGCTCGACAAGGTTCCCGCGCTCAACCCGCACCAGATCGACGACCTGATGCTGGGCTGCGGCCTGCCCGGCGGCGAATCCGGGTTCAACATGGCGCGCGTCGTCGCCGTCGAGCTGGGCTACGACTTCCTGCCGGGCACCACGGTCAACCGGTACTGCTCGTCGTCGTTGCAGACCACGCGGATGGCGTTCCACGCGATCAAGGCCGGGGAGGGCGACGCGTTCATCTCCGCGGGCGTGGAAACGGTCTCCCGCTTCGGTAAGGGCAACTCCGACTCGTGGCCCGACACCAAGAATCCGCTGTTCGACGCGGCCCAGGAGCGCTCGGCGGCCGCCGCGGCTGGCGCCGACGAGTGGCACGACCCCCGCGCCGACGGCAACCTGCCCGACGTCTACATCGCGATGGGCCAGACCGCCGAGAACGTGGCGCTGCTGACCGGGATCAGCCGCGAGGAGCAGGACCGCTGGGGGGTGCGCAGCCAGAACCGGGCCGAGGAGGCCATCAAGAGCGGCTTCTTCGAGCGCGAGATCTGCCCGGTGACCCTGCCGGACGGAAGCACTGTCAGCACCGACGACGGCCCGCGGGCCGGCACCACCTACGAGAAGGTCAGCGAGCTCAAGCCGGTGTTTCGGCCCAACGGCACGGTGACGGCGGGCAATGCCTGCCCGCTGAACGACGGCGCCGCCGCGCTGGTCATCACCAGCGACACCAAGGCCAAGGAACTCGGCCTCACACCGCTGGCGCGCATCGTGTCCACCGGGGTCAGCGGGCTGTCGCCGGAGATCATGGGCCTGGGCCCGATCGAGGCGTGCAAGCAGGCCCTGGAGCGCGCCCGGATGTCGATCGGCGACATCGACCTGTACGAGATCAACGAAGCGTTCGCGGTGCAGGTGCTGGGCTCGGCGCGCGAGCTGGGCATGGACGAGGACAAGCTGAACGTGTCGGGCGGGGCCATCGCGCTGGGCCACCCCTTCGGCATGACCGGCGCGCGCATCGCCACCACGCTGCTCAACAACCTGCAGACCCACGACAAGACGTTCGGCCTGGAAACCATGTGCGTGGGCGGCGGCCAGGGCATGGCGATGATCATCGAGCGGCTGAGCTGA
- a CDS encoding enoyl-CoA hydratase/isomerase family protein, producing MTEGSDEVLTRVEGDVGLITLNRPKAINSLNQPMVDALRAVLTDWAGDDAVRAVVLAGAGERGLCAGGDVVAVYHSARKDGVEARRFWREEYLLNAQIGRFAKPYVSLMDGIVMGGGVGVSAHANTRVVTDTSKVAMPEVGIGFIPDVGGVFLLSRAPGGLGLHAALTGAPFSGADAIAMGFADHYVPHGDLEAFTRAVVADGPDAALARHAVEPPPSELAAQRDWIAECYAADSAEDILAALRGHGAPAAQEAADLIATRSPIAVSVTLAAVRRAEKLGTLEDVLVQDYRVSSASLRSHDLVEGIRAQLIDKDRNPKWSPATLAAVSAADVDAYFAPVDDDLSF from the coding sequence GTGACAGAGGGATCCGACGAGGTTCTGACCCGCGTCGAGGGGGACGTCGGCTTGATCACGCTCAACCGCCCCAAGGCGATCAACTCGCTGAACCAGCCGATGGTCGACGCGCTGCGGGCGGTGCTCACCGACTGGGCCGGTGACGACGCAGTCCGCGCGGTGGTGCTCGCCGGGGCGGGGGAACGCGGTCTGTGCGCCGGCGGCGACGTCGTCGCGGTCTACCACAGCGCCCGCAAGGACGGGGTGGAGGCGCGGCGGTTCTGGCGTGAGGAGTATCTGCTCAACGCCCAGATCGGCCGGTTCGCCAAGCCGTACGTCTCGTTGATGGACGGCATCGTGATGGGCGGCGGGGTCGGCGTCAGCGCGCACGCGAACACCCGGGTGGTGACCGACACGTCGAAGGTCGCGATGCCCGAGGTCGGCATCGGGTTCATCCCCGACGTGGGCGGGGTTTTCCTGCTGTCCCGCGCGCCGGGCGGGCTGGGTCTGCACGCCGCCCTGACCGGTGCGCCGTTCTCCGGCGCCGACGCCATCGCGATGGGATTCGCCGACCACTACGTCCCGCACGGCGACCTCGAGGCCTTCACCCGCGCGGTCGTCGCCGACGGGCCCGACGCCGCGCTGGCCCGCCACGCCGTCGAACCACCACCGAGTGAGCTTGCCGCACAACGGGACTGGATCGCCGAATGCTATGCCGCCGACAGCGCCGAGGACATCCTGGCCGCGTTGCGCGGACACGGCGCACCCGCCGCGCAGGAGGCCGCCGACCTGATCGCCACCCGCTCCCCCATCGCGGTGTCGGTGACGCTGGCCGCGGTGCGCCGGGCCGAGAAGCTGGGGACGCTGGAAGATGTTCTGGTGCAAGACTATCGGGTGTCGAGTGCGTCGCTGCGATCGCACGACCTGGTGGAGGGCATCCGGGCGCAGCTGATCGACAAGGACCGCAACCCGAAGTGGTCGCCGGCGACGCTGGCCGCGGTGAGCGCGGCCGACGTCGACGCGTATTTCGCGCCGGTCGACGACGACTTGAGCTTCTGA
- a CDS encoding patatin-like phospholipase family protein: protein MPGEPDAAVARRSASTRVALSLGSGGARGYAHIGVIEALQARGYDVVGIAGSSMGALVGGLQAAGRLDEFADWAKSLTQRTILRLLDPSISAAGVMRAGKILDAVRDILGPLAIEELAIPYTAVATDLLAGKSVWFQRGPLDEAIRASIAIPGLIAPYEVDGRLLADGGILDPLPIAPLSAVNAELTVAVNLSGSEVIASRAAEPGATAEWLNRMVRSTSALLDTAATRSLLDRPTARAVLGRLGAGPADVDRPDADPDTEPHEAAEPADGDADVPRLSSFEVMNRTIDIAQSALARHSLAAYPPDLLIEVPRSTCRSLEFHRAVEVIAAGRAVADRALDAFEAGSGATTPPAIEA, encoded by the coding sequence ATGCCCGGCGAACCTGACGCGGCGGTTGCCCGTCGATCGGCATCGACGCGGGTGGCGCTCTCCCTCGGCAGCGGCGGCGCCCGCGGCTACGCCCACATCGGGGTGATCGAGGCGCTGCAGGCGCGCGGCTATGACGTCGTCGGGATCGCCGGCTCGTCGATGGGTGCGCTGGTCGGCGGCCTGCAGGCGGCCGGACGCCTCGACGAGTTCGCCGACTGGGCGAAGTCGTTGACCCAGCGCACCATCCTGCGGCTGCTGGACCCCTCCATCAGCGCCGCGGGGGTGATGCGGGCCGGCAAGATCCTGGACGCGGTGCGCGATATCCTGGGCCCGCTCGCCATCGAGGAACTGGCCATCCCCTACACCGCGGTCGCGACCGATCTGCTGGCCGGGAAGTCGGTGTGGTTCCAGCGCGGCCCCCTCGACGAGGCGATCCGGGCGTCCATCGCGATTCCCGGGTTGATCGCCCCCTACGAGGTCGACGGACGGCTGCTGGCCGACGGCGGCATCCTCGACCCGTTGCCGATAGCCCCGCTCTCGGCGGTCAACGCCGAGCTGACCGTCGCGGTGAACCTCAGCGGCAGCGAGGTGATCGCCAGCCGCGCCGCCGAGCCGGGCGCCACCGCCGAGTGGTTGAACCGCATGGTGCGCAGCACCTCGGCGCTGCTCGACACCGCCGCCACCCGCTCGCTGCTCGACCGGCCGACGGCGCGGGCGGTGCTGGGCAGGTTGGGCGCCGGGCCCGCCGACGTCGATCGGCCCGACGCGGATCCCGACACCGAGCCGCACGAGGCCGCCGAACCCGCCGACGGCGACGCGGACGTTCCCCGGCTGAGCAGCTTCGAGGTGATGAACCGCACGATCGATATCGCCCAGTCGGCGCTGGCGCGCCACAGCCTGGCGGCCTACCCGCCGGACCTGTTGATCGAGGTTCCGCGCTCGACCTGCCGCAGCCTGGAGTTCCATCGCGCGGTGGAGGTGATCGCCGCCGGCCGCGCGGTGGCCGACCGGGCGCTGGACGCCTTCGAGGCGGGCTCCGGCGCAACCACGCCGCCCGCGATCGAGGCCTGA
- a CDS encoding lipoprotein LpqV encodes MRRRSHRVPRWGAVVLAAGVLACSPALAGCSRGSGGGGTTSAPAGPSGSAGVRGPAPPAPIGLSPAGVTTRVDVPADSTEEQYFQACHAAKVWMDAQPGSGASLVEPYLAMVQASPSGTPGSWDTPWARLSLARQAAVIVAARAAANDECG; translated from the coding sequence GTGCGCCGGCGCAGTCATCGGGTCCCGCGGTGGGGCGCCGTCGTCCTCGCTGCCGGCGTGCTGGCATGTTCGCCGGCGCTCGCCGGTTGCTCGCGCGGCTCGGGCGGTGGCGGGACCACGTCGGCGCCGGCAGGGCCGTCGGGCAGCGCCGGTGTCCGGGGTCCGGCGCCGCCCGCCCCGATCGGCCTGTCCCCCGCCGGCGTGACGACCCGGGTGGACGTCCCCGCCGATTCCACCGAGGAGCAGTACTTCCAGGCCTGTCACGCCGCGAAGGTGTGGATGGATGCCCAGCCCGGCTCCGGCGCATCGTTGGTCGAGCCGTATCTGGCGATGGTCCAGGCGTCGCCGTCGGGAACCCCGGGCAGCTGGGATACCCCGTGGGCGCGGCTGAGCCTGGCCCGGCAGGCAGCGGTGATCGTCGCCGCGCGGGCGGCCGCCAACGACGAATGTGGATAG
- a CDS encoding class II glutamine amidotransferase produces the protein MCRLFGLHAGTDVCTATFWLLDAPDNLCRQSRKNPDGTGLGVFDQHGRPELRKQPMAAWEDAAFATEAHEMTGTTFLAHVRYATTGAHDVHNTHPFLQDGRLFAHNGVVEGLDAVDERLREAGTDDLVLGQTDSERVFALITARVRDHDGDVTAGLLDAMGWLADSVPLYAVNVLLSTATEMWALRYPETHTLYVLDRRHDHADRDFHLRTNRIRAYSRHLYARSSVVFASERMDDDPRWRLMEPGELIHVDAGLHIDRSVALPGPPRHQLAKSDLDEPAQQAQHAPA, from the coding sequence ATGTGTCGACTCTTCGGCCTGCACGCCGGGACGGACGTGTGCACCGCCACTTTCTGGCTGCTGGACGCCCCCGACAACCTCTGTCGGCAGAGCCGCAAAAACCCCGACGGCACCGGCCTGGGCGTCTTCGACCAGCACGGCCGCCCGGAGCTGCGCAAGCAGCCGATGGCGGCCTGGGAGGACGCCGCCTTCGCCACCGAGGCGCACGAGATGACCGGCACCACCTTCCTCGCCCACGTCCGCTACGCCACGACCGGCGCGCACGACGTGCACAACACCCACCCGTTCCTGCAGGACGGCCGGCTCTTCGCCCACAACGGCGTGGTCGAGGGGCTCGACGCCGTCGACGAACGGCTGCGCGAGGCCGGCACCGACGACCTGGTGCTCGGCCAGACCGATTCCGAGCGGGTCTTCGCCCTGATCACCGCCCGCGTCCGCGACCACGACGGCGACGTGACCGCGGGCCTGCTCGACGCGATGGGCTGGCTCGCGGACAGCGTGCCGCTTTATGCCGTCAACGTGCTGCTGAGCACCGCCACCGAGATGTGGGCGCTGCGCTATCCCGAAACCCACACGCTCTACGTCCTGGACCGCCGCCACGACCACGCCGACCGGGATTTCCACCTGCGCACCAACCGGATCCGCGCGTACTCGCGGCACCTGTACGCCCGGTCGTCGGTGGTGTTCGCCAGCGAACGGATGGACGACGACCCACGCTGGCGGCTGATGGAGCCGGGCGAACTGATCCACGTCGACGCCGGGCTGCACATCGACCGCAGCGTGGCGCTGCCCGGCCCGCCCCGCCACCAGCTCGCCAAGTCCGACCTGGACGAGCCGGCGCAGCAGGCGCAGCACGCGCCGGCGTGA
- a CDS encoding Bax inhibitor-1/YccA family membrane protein translates to MRETSNPVFRSLPKQSGGYARFGTGASQVQQGYYQADAYRAPYQEAKATRPVTIDDVVTKTGITLAVLSAAAVVSYFLVAGNAALAMPLTMIGALGGLGLVLVATFGRKQDSPAIVLSYAVLEGLFLGAISFVFANFQVSSASAGALIGEAVLGTFGVFFGMLVVYKTGAIRVTPKFTRMVVAALFGVLVLMLGNFVLAMFGVGGGTGMGLRSGGPLAIIFSLVCIGIAAFSFLIDFDAADQMVRAGAPEKAAWGIALGLTVTLVWLYIEILRLLSYLQND, encoded by the coding sequence GTGCGGGAGACTAGCAACCCGGTATTTCGTTCGCTGCCCAAGCAGAGCGGCGGATACGCGCGCTTCGGCACGGGCGCGTCGCAGGTGCAGCAGGGCTACTACCAGGCCGATGCTTATCGGGCCCCCTACCAGGAGGCCAAAGCCACCCGTCCGGTGACCATCGACGACGTCGTCACCAAGACCGGCATCACGCTGGCCGTGCTGTCGGCCGCCGCGGTCGTCTCCTACTTCCTGGTGGCCGGGAATGCCGCGCTGGCGATGCCGCTGACCATGATCGGTGCGCTCGGCGGACTGGGACTGGTGCTGGTCGCCACCTTCGGGCGCAAGCAGGACAGCCCGGCGATCGTGCTCAGCTACGCCGTCCTGGAGGGGCTGTTCCTGGGCGCCATCTCGTTCGTGTTCGCGAACTTCCAGGTGTCCTCGGCCAGCGCCGGCGCCCTGATCGGCGAGGCGGTGCTGGGTACCTTCGGGGTGTTCTTCGGGATGCTCGTGGTCTACAAGACCGGGGCCATCCGGGTCACGCCCAAGTTCACCCGCATGGTCGTCGCCGCCCTGTTCGGTGTGCTGGTCCTGATGCTCGGCAATTTCGTGTTGGCGATGTTCGGCGTCGGCGGCGGCACGGGCATGGGCCTGCGCAGCGGCGGGCCGCTGGCGATCATCTTCTCGCTGGTGTGTATCGGCATCGCGGCCTTCAGCTTCCTCATCGACTTCGACGCCGCCGACCAGATGGTCCGCGCCGGCGCGCCGGAGAAGGCGGCCTGGGGCATCGCGCTGGGGCTGACGGTGACCCTGGTCTGGCTGTACATCGAGATTCTGCGCCTGCTCAGTTACCTGCAGAACGACTAG
- a CDS encoding rhodanese-like domain-containing protein, with translation MSRIDVVLRSARRRYRRLPAAEVPEALRRGAVLVDIRPQAQRSDEGELPGALVVERNVLEWRCDPTSEARLPEAVGDDVEWVIVCSQGYTSSLAAAALLDIGLHRATDVVGGYHALADAGVLDRLPGSR, from the coding sequence ATGAGCCGCATCGACGTCGTCCTTCGATCCGCCCGGCGCCGCTACCGCCGGCTTCCCGCCGCCGAGGTGCCCGAGGCGCTGCGCCGCGGGGCGGTGCTCGTCGACATCCGGCCGCAGGCGCAGCGCTCCGACGAAGGTGAGCTGCCCGGGGCGCTGGTCGTCGAACGCAACGTGCTGGAATGGCGCTGCGATCCGACCAGCGAGGCCAGGCTGCCCGAGGCCGTCGGCGACGATGTCGAATGGGTGATCGTGTGCTCGCAGGGTTACACCTCGAGCCTGGCGGCGGCCGCGCTGCTGGACATCGGTCTGCACCGGGCCACCGACGTCGTCGGCGGCTATCACGCGCTGGCCGACGCCGGGGTGCTCGACCGGCTGCCCGGATCCCGTTAG
- a CDS encoding cysteine dioxygenase, translating to MSLPVTRHAALRARGISSPSSGPTRLRVPDLLHATDRAADDVLSGRCDHLLPTGGIPESRRWFTRIHGDDELDVWLIGWVPGHATELHDHGGSLGALTVLSGALDEFRWDGERLRRRRLEAGDQAGFPLGWVHDVVWAGGGDGGVRPALSVHAYSPPLTAMSYYEVTDADTLRRNRTELTGHPKGP from the coding sequence ATGTCCCTGCCCGTCACCCGTCATGCGGCCCTGCGCGCACGCGGCATCTCGTCCCCGTCCTCGGGGCCCACGCGGCTGCGGGTGCCCGACCTGCTCCACGCCACCGACCGGGCCGCCGACGACGTGCTCAGCGGACGTTGCGACCACCTGCTGCCCACCGGCGGCATCCCGGAGTCGCGGCGCTGGTTCACCCGCATCCACGGCGACGACGAACTCGACGTCTGGCTGATCGGCTGGGTGCCGGGCCACGCCACCGAACTGCACGACCACGGCGGGTCGCTGGGGGCGCTGACCGTGTTGTCCGGTGCGCTCGACGAATTCCGTTGGGACGGCGAGCGATTGCGGCGCCGTCGGCTCGAGGCCGGGGATCAGGCCGGGTTTCCGCTGGGCTGGGTGCACGACGTGGTGTGGGCGGGCGGGGGCGACGGCGGTGTGCGTCCGGCGCTGAGCGTGCACGCCTACTCGCCGCCGCTGACCGCGATGTCGTACTACGAGGTCACCGACGCCGACACGTTGCGCCGCAACCGCACCGAACTGACCGGCCACCCAAAGGGGCCGTGA
- a CDS encoding enoyl-CoA hydratase encodes MTDTEYETILVERDERVGVITLNRPQALNALNSRVMNEVTRAATEFDEDPGIGAIIITGSAKAFAAGADIKEMAALTYADAFGADFFAPWAKLAAVRTPTIAAVAGHALGGGCELAMMCDLLIAADTAKFGQPEIKLGVLPGMGGSQRLTRAIGKAKAMDLILTGRTIDAAEAERSGLVSRVVPADDLLTEARAVATTISQMSRSATRMAKEAVNRSFETTLSEGLLYERRLFHSTFATEDQSEGMAAFIEKRPPNFRHR; translated from the coding sequence GTGACAGACACGGAATACGAGACCATCCTCGTCGAGCGCGACGAGCGGGTCGGCGTCATCACGCTGAACCGGCCGCAGGCGCTCAACGCTCTCAACAGTCGGGTGATGAACGAAGTCACCCGCGCAGCGACGGAATTCGACGAAGATCCCGGCATCGGGGCGATCATCATCACCGGATCGGCGAAGGCATTCGCCGCCGGTGCCGACATCAAGGAGATGGCCGCGCTGACGTACGCGGATGCCTTCGGCGCCGACTTCTTCGCCCCCTGGGCGAAATTGGCGGCCGTCCGCACCCCGACGATCGCCGCGGTGGCGGGTCATGCCCTCGGCGGCGGCTGCGAGCTCGCCATGATGTGCGACCTGCTGATCGCCGCCGACACGGCGAAATTCGGCCAGCCGGAGATCAAACTCGGCGTGCTGCCCGGCATGGGCGGCTCCCAACGGCTCACCCGCGCCATCGGCAAGGCCAAGGCGATGGACCTGATCCTGACCGGGCGCACCATCGACGCCGCGGAAGCCGAACGCAGCGGCCTGGTCTCGCGCGTGGTACCGGCCGACGACCTGCTGACCGAGGCCAGGGCCGTGGCCACCACGATCTCGCAGATGTCGCGCTCGGCGACCCGGATGGCCAAGGAGGCCGTGAACCGCTCGTTCGAAACCACCCTGTCCGAGGGCCTGCTCTACGAGCGCCGGCTGTTCCACTCGACCTTCGCCACCGAGGACCAGTCCGAGGGCATGGCCGCCTTCATCGAGAAACGCCCTCCGAACTTCCGCCACCGGTAG